The following proteins come from a genomic window of Proteiniphilum propionicum:
- a CDS encoding endo-dextranase: MIKKITFLFFICLLTLVSCKDDYDTKNNPVTYGDAYLAVGITTDKSVYKPGETVRITLKEKPSGNPKVRYSHLGKVIKEEELQGTSWSWITPAEDFKGYMVDIYETDEKGEKIYHTIAVDVSSDWTKFPRYGFLSSYGDLSKMQVGRNIEILNRYHINGVQFYDWMHDHHRPLAGTVDNPLSQWPDLIGRTNYLSTVKSYIDAIHGRGMKAMFYNLAFGALSNAAADGVKEEWYIFKDSNRSVKDSHHLDSPFRSSIYLTNPANNAWQNYLIARHNDVYRVFDFDGYHIDQLGNRGMVYDYEGNVVKLDETYAPFVAAMKQYESGKRLVMNAVGQYGQKYIAKSQVDFLYTEVWDESKTYEELAEVIHDNNAYADNKKQTVLAAYVNYAKSNSSGYVNAPGVLLTNAVIFSFGGAHLELGEHYLANEYFPNSNLQIKRELKEALVCYYDFLVAYQNLLRDGGAFASFSVQSVDNRARFESWPSSQGTVAVTGKRFTDKEVIHFLNFSDVNSMEWRDTNGIQKEPAMIIGAGIKVTVNSEVKNVWFASPDINGGAARTLDFTQAENEVRLTLPSLKYWDMIVIEY, encoded by the coding sequence ATGATTAAAAAAATCACCTTCCTGTTTTTTATCTGTTTGCTGACATTGGTTTCATGCAAAGATGATTATGATACAAAAAACAATCCGGTAACTTATGGCGATGCCTATCTGGCGGTTGGCATTACTACCGATAAGTCGGTATATAAACCAGGGGAGACTGTTCGTATTACCCTGAAAGAAAAACCTTCCGGCAACCCAAAAGTGCGTTATTCGCACCTGGGAAAAGTAATAAAGGAGGAGGAGCTGCAGGGGACGAGCTGGTCATGGATTACACCAGCAGAAGATTTCAAAGGGTATATGGTGGATATTTACGAAACTGATGAAAAAGGAGAAAAGATTTATCACACCATTGCTGTGGATGTTTCTTCCGACTGGACAAAGTTTCCTCGTTACGGCTTTCTCTCTTCATATGGTGATCTGTCGAAGATGCAGGTTGGGAGAAATATTGAGATTTTAAACCGTTACCACATCAACGGGGTTCAATTTTATGACTGGATGCACGACCACCACCGCCCGCTGGCAGGAACCGTAGATAATCCGCTGTCCCAGTGGCCCGATCTCATTGGTCGTACCAACTATCTCTCTACAGTGAAAAGTTATATTGATGCCATACATGGGAGAGGAATGAAAGCGATGTTTTATAATCTCGCATTTGGCGCATTGAGCAATGCGGCGGCTGATGGTGTAAAGGAAGAGTGGTATATTTTCAAGGATTCCAACCGCTCAGTCAAAGACAGTCACCATCTTGATTCCCCCTTTCGCAGTAGCATTTACCTCACAAATCCGGCAAACAATGCGTGGCAGAACTATCTCATAGCACGTCATAACGATGTATACCGGGTATTCGATTTCGACGGTTATCATATTGATCAGTTAGGTAACCGGGGAATGGTATACGATTATGAGGGCAATGTGGTGAAGCTGGATGAAACCTATGCTCCCTTTGTTGCTGCCATGAAGCAGTACGAATCTGGCAAGCGGTTGGTGATGAACGCGGTTGGCCAATACGGACAAAAGTATATTGCCAAATCTCAAGTAGACTTTCTCTATACCGAAGTGTGGGATGAAAGCAAAACTTACGAAGAGCTGGCAGAAGTGATTCATGACAACAATGCTTATGCTGATAACAAGAAACAGACCGTGCTTGCTGCTTATGTTAACTATGCAAAATCCAACAGTTCTGGTTATGTGAATGCACCGGGTGTATTGTTGACCAATGCGGTGATATTCTCGTTCGGAGGGGCTCACCTTGAACTGGGTGAACACTACCTGGCAAACGAATATTTTCCAAATTCTAACCTGCAGATAAAGAGAGAGTTGAAGGAGGCTTTGGTTTGTTACTACGATTTCCTTGTGGCTTATCAGAATCTTTTACGTGACGGAGGAGCGTTTGCTTCGTTTAGTGTGCAGTCGGTCGACAATCGGGCCAGGTTCGAAAGCTGGCCTTCATCACAGGGGACTGTAGCCGTTACCGGCAAAAGATTTACAGACAAGGAAGTGATTCATTTTCTTAATTTCTCTGATGTAAATTCCATGGAATGGAGAGATACCAATGGAATCCAGAAAGAACCAGCGATGATCATCGGCGCGGGAATAAAAGTTACAGTGAACAGTGAAGTGAAAAATGTCTGGTTTGCTTCGCCGGATATAAACGGTGGGGCAGCCAGAACGCTCGACTTCACACAGGCAGAGAATGAAGTCAGATTGACACTTCCGTCGTTGAAATATTGGGACATGATTGTCATCGAGTATTAA